One segment of Synechocystis sp. PCC 7509 DNA contains the following:
- a CDS encoding Mu transposase C-terminal domain-containing protein, with protein MIIEINQSNRLLEALGQEKLALPNIITIYRAIETLDPNSKAISRYGKRIASQMYDPVLIGPRPTRPLERVEIDHTKLPLFVVDTESRMPIGTPWLTSVVDKYSGVNLGYYASFSNPSYLSVMQCLLHAIGAKNYLHSQYPSVENSWDTYGLPEVIVVDNGKEFHSTHFEDACLQLGIVIQYCPPKMPWYKSAIERYFGALNSQLLSDKPGKSFSNLMKQYDYDPLKNAVVSFKALQEIIHLFIVDIYNQSSHPEFKSPRSSVWSKAISEFPAALPPSSQELKVLIGNIIERKITRRGVEFEGLIYNSYELARLRYSQGKSEKTTVKYDPTDLSRIYVFDQTNRHFLEVPALSQEYTLGLTLWQHQVVKQLARCEAEKVDIVALALAKEKIQRIVEREWVSSKKGKTRTAMARWKGIGLEGFNTNRCESSQVEQPLINAKNHSLSNAQIIGDKCEPSVLTGISDIGNAFNYISSPDSKLDVVTRTKLVDDEPNSDISITKANLETGNPKKINPGSTKKVFVSDKENDEWQPDLSGWDITIGLPE; from the coding sequence GTGATTATCGAGATTAACCAATCTAATCGCCTCCTAGAAGCCCTTGGTCAAGAAAAATTAGCTTTGCCCAATATCATTACTATTTATCGTGCAATTGAGACATTAGACCCAAACTCCAAAGCGATTAGCCGCTATGGCAAGAGGATAGCTTCTCAAATGTATGACCCAGTACTCATCGGTCCACGTCCTACTCGTCCCTTAGAAAGAGTAGAAATAGATCATACAAAACTGCCACTGTTTGTAGTAGATACAGAAAGCCGGATGCCTATTGGCACTCCTTGGCTCACCAGTGTTGTAGATAAGTATTCAGGCGTAAATTTAGGTTATTACGCCAGTTTTAGCAATCCCAGTTATTTATCAGTAATGCAATGTCTACTACACGCTATCGGTGCCAAAAATTATCTTCACTCCCAGTATCCGAGTGTGGAGAATAGCTGGGATACTTACGGACTACCAGAAGTGATTGTGGTTGACAATGGAAAAGAGTTTCATAGCACTCATTTTGAAGATGCTTGCCTACAGCTAGGAATTGTCATCCAATATTGCCCTCCCAAAATGCCCTGGTACAAGAGTGCTATAGAACGCTACTTTGGAGCTTTAAATAGTCAACTACTTTCGGACAAACCAGGGAAAAGCTTTTCTAATTTAATGAAGCAGTATGATTATGACCCACTTAAGAATGCAGTAGTTTCTTTTAAAGCTTTGCAAGAAATTATACATCTGTTTATAGTAGATATTTATAACCAAAGCTCACACCCCGAATTTAAGTCTCCCCGTTCATCTGTCTGGTCAAAAGCCATATCCGAGTTTCCTGCAGCTTTACCTCCATCTAGTCAAGAACTAAAAGTTCTGATTGGTAATATAATTGAGCGCAAAATCACTAGAAGAGGAGTGGAGTTTGAAGGTCTAATTTATAACAGTTATGAATTAGCTCGCCTCCGTTATTCTCAAGGAAAATCTGAAAAGACAACAGTTAAATATGACCCTACTGATTTATCTCGAATTTATGTTTTTGACCAAACAAATCGTCATTTTTTAGAAGTTCCAGCGTTGTCCCAAGAGTATACTCTTGGATTGACCCTCTGGCAGCATCAAGTAGTGAAACAACTAGCACGCTGTGAAGCAGAAAAAGTTGACATTGTAGCTCTAGCCTTAGCTAAAGAGAAGATTCAACGCATTGTCGAGCGGGAATGGGTTTCATCGAAGAAAGGTAAAACTCGCACGGCAATGGCGAGATGGAAAGGCATAGGGTTAGAAGGATTTAACACAAATAGGTGTGAATCCTCTCAAGTTGAGCAACCGTTGATCAATGCTAAAAATCACAGTTTAAGTAATGCCCAAATAATAGGAGATAAATGTGAACCTAGTGTACTAACAGGCATATCTGATATTGGAAATGCCTTCAATTACATATCATCACCAGACTCAAAGTTAGATGTAGTAACAAGAACTAAGCTTGTTGATGACGAACCGAATTCAGATATCAGTATAACTAAAGCAAATTTAGAAACTGGCAATCCTAAAAAAATAAATCCTGGTTCTACTAAAAAGGTTTTTGTTAGTGATAAAGAGAATGATGAATGGCAACCAGATTTATCTGGATGGGATATTACTATTGGGTTACCTGAGTAA
- the istB gene encoding IS21-like element helper ATPase IstB gives MLAHWESLEHQAIQEQWSYAKFLLALCEQETHRRNALRLQRTLAEAQLPTAKSFSNFDFRHCPQFNPAPLMQLAEDPAWLERAGNCLIFGPSGVGKTHLAAGLTRRMVELGKRAKFFAANALVQELQHAKLQLQLPALLRKLDRFDLLVLDDLGYVKKSEAETSVLFELIAHRYERKSLLITANQPFSQWDTIFSDSMMTVAAVDRLVHHGTIFEIKSDSYRRQAATNRSNNSQSS, from the coding sequence ATGCTCGCTCACTGGGAATCATTGGAACACCAGGCTATACAGGAGCAATGGTCTTATGCCAAATTCTTACTAGCATTATGCGAACAAGAAACACATCGCCGCAACGCGCTCCGGTTGCAACGGACCCTCGCCGAAGCTCAACTTCCCACCGCAAAAAGTTTTTCCAACTTTGATTTTAGGCATTGCCCTCAGTTCAATCCTGCACCGCTAATGCAGTTGGCTGAAGATCCTGCTTGGTTGGAGCGGGCTGGAAATTGTCTAATTTTTGGTCCCTCTGGAGTAGGGAAGACTCATCTGGCTGCTGGTTTAACTCGTCGGATGGTGGAGTTGGGCAAGCGGGCTAAGTTCTTTGCGGCTAATGCTCTAGTCCAAGAGTTGCAGCACGCTAAACTGCAATTGCAACTGCCAGCTTTACTCAGAAAGCTCGACCGCTTCGACTTGCTGGTGCTTGACGATCTGGGCTATGTCAAAAAGTCTGAGGCGGAAACTTCGGTCTTGTTTGAGTTGATTGCTCATCGCTATGAGCGCAAAAGTCTTCTCATCACTGCTAATCAGCCTTTCAGTCAGTGGGATACGATTTTTTCCGATTCAATGATGACGGTTGCTGCTGTAGACCGCTTAGTTCATCATGGCACGATCTTTGAGATTAAGTCTGACAGCTACCGTCGTCAGGCTGCTACTAATCGCTCGAATAATTCTCAATCATCCTAA